The genomic window AGCTCAACTGGTAGAGCACCCGACTTGTAATCGGAAGGTTGTCGGTTCGATTCCGATGGGTGGCTCCATGTACAAGTCTCCATGCAGCAGTCGCCGAGCCGCTCCCCGGCAAAGCGAAAAGTTTGGGTAGGTGGCCGAGTGGTTAAAGGCGACAGACTGTAAATCTGTTCACGTAAGTGTACGGCGGTTCAAATCCGCCCCTGCCCACCATCTGCGGGAGTAGCTCAGTTGGTAGAGCGTCAGCTTCCCAAGCTGAATGTCGCGAGTTCGAGTCTCGTTTCCCGCTTTTCCTTTTTTGAGTTTTAGTTTCAAGCAGTGCTTTCAGCCCCCTGCTCTTGTAGCTCAGTGGTAGAGCACTCCCTTGGTAAGGGAGAGGTCATCAGTTCAATCCTGATCAAGAGCTCCAGTAAGAATGTTTGGCCCGCACCTTTACTCGAAAGAGCTTAGCGCGGGCCGAATTTCCATGACTTTATTTCGAGCAGCGCGGTTTAAGTTTCTGCTTTACCGGAGGAACCACCATGGCAAAAGGAACGTTCGAGCGCAACAAGCCCCACGTCAACATCGGCACGATTGGTCACGTCGATCACGGCAAAACCACCCTCACCGCCGCCATCACCTACACAGCCGCCTCAATCGACGCCAGCATCGAGACCATGCGCTATGACCAGATCGACAAGGCCCCCGAAGAAAAGGCCCGTGGCATCACCATCAACACCGCCCACGTCGAGTACTCCACTGCTGCGCGTCACTACAGCCACGTGGATTGCCCCGGTCACGCCGATTATGTCAAAAACATGATCACCGGCGCAGCCCAGATGGACGGCGCGATCTTGGTCGTGTCGAGCGCTGACGGCCCGATGCCCCAGACCCGCGAGCACATCCTGCTCGCCAAACAAGTCGGCGTGCCCCACATTGTCGTCTTCATGAACAAGGTCGATATGGTCGACGACGAGGAACTTTTGGAACTCGTCGAGATGGAAGTCCGCGAGTTGTTGGGCCGTTATGATTTCCCCGGCGATGATCTTCCCGTCGTCAAGGGTAGCGCTCTGCGCGCGCTAGAAGTCCTGACCGCCACGCCCAAAATGGCACGCGGCACCGACAAGTGGGTCGACAATGTCTGGGAACTCCTCGACGCCGTGGACAGCTACATCCCCACCCCTGAGCGCGACACCGACAAAGCCTTCTTGATGCCGGTCGAAGACGTGTTCACCATCACTGGACGCGGCACGGTCGCCACCGGCCGTGTCGAGCGCGGCATTGTCAAGGTTCAGGACGACGTCGAGATCATCGGCCTGCGCGATCTGCGCAAGACCACTGTCACCGGCATCGAAATGCACCGCAAGCTCCTCGATTCCGGTATGGCGGGCGACAACGTCGGCGTGCTTTTGCGCGGCGTGGCCCGTGACGACGTGGAACGCGGCCAGGTGTTGGCCAAGCCCGGTTCGATCAAGCCGCACACCAAGTTTGAAGCCAGCGTTTACGTGCTCTCGAAAGACGAAGGCGGACGCCACAGTGCATTCTTCGGCGGCTACCGTCCTCAGTTCTACTTCCGCACGACCGACGTGACGGGCGTGGTGGAACTGTCCGAGGGCGTGGAAATGGTAATGCCCGGCGATAACGTGACCTTTATCGTCGATCTGATCAAGCCGATTGCCATGGAAGAGGGCCTGCGCTTCGCCATCCGCGAAGGTGGCCGCACCGTCGGCGCGGGCGTCGTCACCAAGATCGTGGAGTAAGCCAGCACAACGTTCCTCAAGCGGGGGCAAGCCAGTATGCTTGCCCCCGCTTGTTTCGTTATAATTCTCACAGATGCCGAATGTCCCTTCTCTGGCCGACTGGCCGCAATCGCTTGAGCGCAGCGGCAACGCCGTCGCCCTACTGGCCAGCGGCCTCACCGAAGCCGAAGCCCGCTGGCGACCTCAGCCGGAAAGCTGGTCGGCACTCGAAATCATCAATCACCTTGCCGACGAGGAAAGTGCCGATTTCCGCACCCGGTTCACTCTGCTTATCAAAGCGCCGCAGGAAGCCTGGCCCAAAATTGATCCGCAAGGCTGGGCGCGGCAGCGGCGCTACAACGCACGCAGCTTGGAAAGTTCCATCGAGCGATTTTTGGAGGAGCGGCAAGCCTCGCTGCGCCAGCTCCAAGCCTGGCCGGAACCGGACTGGGCCGTGAGGCACGGCAGCCTCAGCGCCGCCGACTTGATAGCGTCGTGGCAAGCCCACGATCTCTTGCACCTGCGCCAGCTGGCCCAGCTGCGCTATCTCTATTTGGAAGCGTTGGGCCTGAATATCAGCTACGCGGGCACTTGGCCGGGGCTAGTGCGCCCAGAGGAAACCGTAAGCTAAACTTCCAGCTTGACCAAATAGCTTCAGCGCGATCAGGCCACATTTGCAAAGGCTTGAGGCCCGCACAGTTCATCCAAATGAGCGCGAATGGGACGACCTGGCAGAGCTTTTCCTAATTTGCTCGGCGCATGCCAAATCTTTGATTTGAAAAGCGACGGGAGCCCCCCGCGCTTATCAGCACGCGAAAAATCGACTGAGCGTCGGAGACTTTCCAACGGGCTTGCCCAGCCTAGAAGGTGGCCGAGGCTAGACAGCCGCGCCCCCAGCACCGTATACTCGTGAACGTTGTCTGCCCTACGAGCAGGCTTTCACCAGTACGCCGCCGCTGTGATTTTGGGTCGGACACTGGGAGTTCGCAAGGTTGGCCCGCCCAACACCGATAAGCAGCATGCTGATTGGCAAGAGCGGCGCACGACCTCCGGACGACAAGGAGAACGAGCATGGCCAAAGACGGACCGCGCATGATTATCAAGATGGAAAGCACCGCTGGAACGGGCTTTTACTACACCACCACCAAAAACCGCCGCAACACGCAGGCCAAACTGGAACTCAAGAAGTACGATCCAGTCGTCAAAAAGCATGTTCCCTTCAAGGAGAAAAAGGTCTGATCTCGGCTGGCCCACCTGATGGTGAGTCACGCAAGGACAGCTCCTTTTTCCGCCATTCTTTGAGGTGAGGTCATGAACATCGTGCAGTATTTCAAAGACGCCCAGGGCGAACTCTCGCGGGTGACTTGGCCGAGCCGTGAAGCGGTATTCGAAGGCACTCAAGCGGTGCTGATCTTCGTGATCGGCCTGACCTTGATCGTCTTCGCCCTCGATAAGGTCTTCGGCATCCTGATCAAATTGGTGTTGCCATGAGCATCGAGTGGTACGCCGTTCACACCTATATCGGCCAAGAAGAACGGGTCGAGAGAACGCTGATGGAACGCGCCCGTAAGTTAGGGATGCAGGGTACCAAGATTTTTCAGGTGTTGCAGCCCAGCGAAAAGGCCGTCGAGCTGCGCGAAGGCGGTAAGAAAGAAACCGTCGAGCGCTTGCTGTTTCCCGGTTACGTTTTCGTCCAAATGGATATTGAAGACGACGACTCGCCCGGCGAACTCGGCGAGAGCTGGGAGACGGTACGCAACACCCCCGGCGTCACCGGTTTTGTCGGCACCACCACTTATCCGGTGCCGCTCTCGCAAGAAGAAGTGCAGCGCTTACTGGTTTCGGTGGGCCTGACCCAGCAAACCGAGGAAGCGCCTACGCCGCGCATCAAGGCCGATTTCAAGGCGGGCGACATGGTGCGCGTCACGGCTGGCCCGTTTGCCGATTTCAGCGGCGTGGTCAGCGAAGTCAACATGCCGCAGGCCAAGGTCAAAGTGCTGGTCAGCATCTTCGGGCGCGAAACGCCGGTTGAGCTCGACTTCTCGCAGATCAGCAGATAAGCCGCTCAGCACTAGCCAAGCCGCCTCAAAATCCGTAAAATAAAAAAGTTGCTGCCAAATCCCCTCCCCCGGCAGAACTTAGCGCCAGCACCCCTCAGAGCAGCACCAGGGGGAGCTAAGGAGAAGAAATGAAGAAGATCACCGGCATCGTGAAGTTGCAGCTTCCGGCAGGCAAGGCCACCCCGGCCCCGCCCGTCGGCCCCGCGCTGGGTCAGTACGGCGCGAACATCATGCAGTTTACCAAAGAGTTCAACGCGCTGACGGCCGACAAGGGTGACGCGATCATCCCCGTGGAAATCACCATTTTCGCCGATCGCAGCTTTACCTTTATCACCAAGACCCCGCCAATGAGCTACCTGATTCGTAAAGCTGCCGGACTGAGCAAGGGCAGCGCCACGCCCAACAAAGCCAAAGTCGGCAAGCTCGACTGGAACCAGGTCTTGGAAATCGCCAAAACCAAAATGCCCGACCTCAACGCGGGCAGCGTCGAAGCCGCCGCCAACACGGTCGCAGGCACAGCACGCAGCATGGGCGTGACCATCGAGGGAGGCCCCAATGCCTAAGCACGGAAAGCGCTACACAGCGCTCATCGGTAAAGTCGACCGCAACAAGCAGTACACCATCAGCGAAGCCGCTGAACTCGTCAAAGAACTGGCCACCGCCAAGTTCGATGAAACCGTGGAAGTTCACTTCCGCCTCGGCATTGACCCGCGCAAGAGTGACCAAAACGTGCGCGGCACGGTGGCGCTGCCGCACGGCACCGGCCGTAATGTGCGCGTGGCCGTGATCGCCAAGGGTGAGAACGTGGCCGCCGCCGAAGCTGCAGGTGCGGACGTGGTCGGCAGCGAAGAGCTGATCGAGCGCATCGCGGGCGGCTTCATGGACTTCGACTCGGTTGTGGCAACCCCCGACATGATGGCCCAAGTCGGTCAGAAGCTGGCCCGTTTGCTGGGGCCGCGCGGCCTGCTGCCCAACCCCAAGAGCGGCACCGTCGGCACCGACGTGGCCGGCATGGTCAAGAGCCTCAAGGCCGGGCGCATCGAGTTCCGCAATGACAAGACCGGCGTGATCCACGCGCCAATCGGCAAGGTCAGCTTTGAAGGCGGCAATATCAGCGAGAACTACCAAGCGCTGATCAGCGCCCTCGAAGGAGCTAAGCCCGCCAGCGCCAAAGGCGTCTACTTGCGCAGCGCTTTCCTGACCAGCACCATGGGGCCGAGCATTCCCCTGACGCTGAGCACCCAAGCGCAGTAATACCCAATCTTCAGCACCCCGGTGCATTCAGGCACCTCTCAATGTTCGCGGCACCTTAGACAGCGGGTATCTTTGCCAGGGTTTTGACCTCACGGTTAAAAGATTTAAATCCACCCGCCGAGTTGTCTGGAACGCCTCTGGGCACCGGACATCCTTGTTTTCCGATTTCATTCGAGTTGTATGACCAGATAAGGAGGTTCGCAACTATGCCGAACCAACGCAACCAAAACATTCTGGCCTCGCTGAAGGCTTCCTTAGAAGGCGTCGAAACGTTTTTCGTCGTCGACTATCAGGGCCTCAGCGCTGGGCAGTTGGGCGCACTCCGCAAGCAAGTGGTGGAAAAGGGTGGGCGCATTATTGTCGCCAAAAACTCCCTGATCAACCTGGCGCTGGGTGAAACCGATTTCAGCGACGCCCTCAAAGGGCCGAGCGCTATCGTGGTGGCCCAAGACGACGCCGCTGGTGTGGCCAAAGCGCTGAGCGACGCGGCCAAAGCCAACGACAAAGGCATCCCGACCATGAAGGCGGGCTTCCTTGAAGGCAAGCGCGTTGACATCAGCGTGGTCGCCCGTATCGCCTCGCTGGGTACTAAAGATCAGCTCTACTCCGAGCTGGTTGGCGTGCTGGGCGCACATCAAAGCAACTTCGTGGGCATCTTGGAAGCCTACAAAGCGCAGCTCGAAGAAGCTGCCGCTTAAACTGCGCTTTCCTCTTCCCTCTCATCAAGTTTTACCCTCAATTTAAAGGAGTCCTACCATGGCTTTCAACAAAGAGCAATTCCTCGACGATCTGTCCAACATCACCCTCCTCGAACTGGCCGACCTGATTGACGCCATCAAAGAGAAGTTCAATGTGACCGCTGCTGTGGCTGTCGCCGGCCCCGCTGCTGGCGCGGCTGCCGTCGAAGAGAAAACCGAATTCGACGTGGTGCTGATCGACGCTGGTGCCAGCAAGATCAACGTCATTAAAGAAATCCGCGCCATCACGGGTCTGGGCCTCAAAGAAGCCAAAGACCTCAGCGAGAAGGGCGGAGCACTCAAAGAAGGCATCAACAAAGAAGAAGCCGAGAAGCTCA from Deinococcus detaillensis includes these protein-coding regions:
- the tuf gene encoding elongation factor Tu; translation: MAKGTFERNKPHVNIGTIGHVDHGKTTLTAAITYTAASIDASIETMRYDQIDKAPEEKARGITINTAHVEYSTAARHYSHVDCPGHADYVKNMITGAAQMDGAILVVSSADGPMPQTREHILLAKQVGVPHIVVFMNKVDMVDDEELLELVEMEVRELLGRYDFPGDDLPVVKGSALRALEVLTATPKMARGTDKWVDNVWELLDAVDSYIPTPERDTDKAFLMPVEDVFTITGRGTVATGRVERGIVKVQDDVEIIGLRDLRKTTVTGIEMHRKLLDSGMAGDNVGVLLRGVARDDVERGQVLAKPGSIKPHTKFEASVYVLSKDEGGRHSAFFGGYRPQFYFRTTDVTGVVELSEGVEMVMPGDNVTFIVDLIKPIAMEEGLRFAIREGGRTVGAGVVTKIVE
- a CDS encoding DinB family protein, yielding MPNVPSLADWPQSLERSGNAVALLASGLTEAEARWRPQPESWSALEIINHLADEESADFRTRFTLLIKAPQEAWPKIDPQGWARQRRYNARSLESSIERFLEERQASLRQLQAWPEPDWAVRHGSLSAADLIASWQAHDLLHLRQLAQLRYLYLEALGLNISYAGTWPGLVRPEETVS
- the rpmG gene encoding 50S ribosomal protein L33, with the translated sequence MAKDGPRMIIKMESTAGTGFYYTTTKNRRNTQAKLELKKYDPVVKKHVPFKEKKV
- the secE gene encoding preprotein translocase subunit SecE; amino-acid sequence: MNIVQYFKDAQGELSRVTWPSREAVFEGTQAVLIFVIGLTLIVFALDKVFGILIKLVLP
- the nusG gene encoding transcription termination/antitermination protein NusG: MSIEWYAVHTYIGQEERVERTLMERARKLGMQGTKIFQVLQPSEKAVELREGGKKETVERLLFPGYVFVQMDIEDDDSPGELGESWETVRNTPGVTGFVGTTTYPVPLSQEEVQRLLVSVGLTQQTEEAPTPRIKADFKAGDMVRVTAGPFADFSGVVSEVNMPQAKVKVLVSIFGRETPVELDFSQISR
- the rplK gene encoding 50S ribosomal protein L11, producing MKKITGIVKLQLPAGKATPAPPVGPALGQYGANIMQFTKEFNALTADKGDAIIPVEITIFADRSFTFITKTPPMSYLIRKAAGLSKGSATPNKAKVGKLDWNQVLEIAKTKMPDLNAGSVEAAANTVAGTARSMGVTIEGGPNA
- the rplA gene encoding 50S ribosomal protein L1 translates to MPKHGKRYTALIGKVDRNKQYTISEAAELVKELATAKFDETVEVHFRLGIDPRKSDQNVRGTVALPHGTGRNVRVAVIAKGENVAAAEAAGADVVGSEELIERIAGGFMDFDSVVATPDMMAQVGQKLARLLGPRGLLPNPKSGTVGTDVAGMVKSLKAGRIEFRNDKTGVIHAPIGKVSFEGGNISENYQALISALEGAKPASAKGVYLRSAFLTSTMGPSIPLTLSTQAQ
- the rplJ gene encoding 50S ribosomal protein L10; this translates as MPNQRNQNILASLKASLEGVETFFVVDYQGLSAGQLGALRKQVVEKGGRIIVAKNSLINLALGETDFSDALKGPSAIVVAQDDAAGVAKALSDAAKANDKGIPTMKAGFLEGKRVDISVVARIASLGTKDQLYSELVGVLGAHQSNFVGILEAYKAQLEEAAA
- the rplL gene encoding 50S ribosomal protein L7/L12 — translated: MAFNKEQFLDDLSNITLLELADLIDAIKEKFNVTAAVAVAGPAAGAAAVEEKTEFDVVLIDAGASKINVIKEIRAITGLGLKEAKDLSEKGGALKEGINKEEAEKLKAQLEAAGAKVELK